From a single Saccharomyces kudriavzevii IFO 1802 strain IFO1802 genome assembly, chromosome: 15 genomic region:
- the SKDI15G4780 gene encoding uncharacterized protein (similar to Saccharomyces cerevisiae YAL037W and YOR342C; ancestral locus Anc_7.48): MTMLEQFNNGSIPQRLDNHIFFGSIHSLTHTDFLLENNVRFLINVDISTEILSHIYHELRSNLLDEVIVVNIDNDSHVPMDNDLVRSYHWHNTSLLQQLIYHLDFLGNINNNGEPLTPPPESHYRNAYVQFDDSNDSASTLDRLLYGNKSEYSRTNIFQVANEAKFQVFNDLITIFKSSIAQNGNANGNILVLSENGSHDENLISLLMSTVLKENPTFNVYQALQFVKSIAQIPDMVRDEKILWATGFINYQELIKKNEMYWGLGSQKGLKPTSFASPISNMERKQRRRDDSNIIRSALPQKEHNSFRSIERPKRARCD, encoded by the coding sequence ATGACTATGCTAGAGCAGTTCAATAACGGAAGCATCCCTCAGAGGCTAGACAATCACATATTTTTCGGCTCCATACATTCACTGACGCATACAGATTTCCTATTGGAGAACAACGTTAGGTTTCTCATAAACGTCGATATATCCACTGAAATACTATCACACATCTATCATGAGCTTCGCTCCAACTTGCTCGATGAAGTAATCGTCGTGAACATTGACAATGACTCTCACGTACCAATGGATAATGATCTGGTGCGTTCCTATCATTGGCACAATACCTCTCTTTTACAACAATTGATTTATCATCTGGACTTCCTCGGCAATATTAATAACAATGGTGAACCACTAACCCCACCGCCTGAATCTCACTACAGAAATGCATATGTTCAATTCGACGATTCCAATGATTCAGCATCGACGCTGGATAGGCTTCTATACGGCAACAAGTCAGAATATTCTCGTACGAATATTTTTCAGGTCGCCAACGAAGCCAAATTTCAAGTCTTCAACGATCTAATCACCATCTTTAAATCCTCCATCGCTCAAAATGGAAACGCCAACGGCAACATACTTGTCCTCTCGGAGAACGGTAGCCACGATGAAAATTTAATAAGTCTGTTGATGTCCACcgttttgaaagaaaaccCGACCTTCAATGTTTATCAGGCTCTGCAGTTTGTTAAATCCATCGCACAAATTCCCGATATGGTaagagatgaaaaaatcttaTGGGCCACAGGGTTCATCAACTATCAAGAACTgatcaaaaagaatgaaatgTATTGGGGATTGGGTTCCCAAAAGGGTCTCAAACCCACGTCATTTGCCTCTCCAATATCTAACATGGAAAGGAAGCAAAGGAGACGCGACGACTCAAACATCATTAGATCTGCACTGCCACAAAAAGAACATAACTCGTTTCGCTCGATAGAGAGGCCTAAAAGGGCTCGCTGCGATTAG
- the TYE7 gene encoding Tye7p (similar to Saccharomyces cerevisiae TYE7 (YOR344C); ancestral locus Anc_7.47) — MNSILDRNVRSSETILIKPESEFDNWLSDENDGTSHTNSNKDSSSVLSASSSTWFEPLENIISSASSSSIGSPIEDQFISSNNEQSALFPTDQFFSNPSSYSHSPEVNNNSSVKREEEEDALLLADFEPASLQLMPNMMNDDNNDDDIALKNEIELNDSFIKTGLDAKETKKRAPRKRLTPFQKQAHNKIEKRYRININTKIARLQQIIPWVASEQTAFEVGDSVKKQDEDGSETAAATPLPSAAATSTKLNKSMILEKAVDYILYLQNNERLYEMEVQRLKSEIDTLKQNQK, encoded by the coding sequence ATGAACTCTATTTTAGACAGAAATGTTAGATCTAGCGAAACCATTTTAATTAAACCTGAATctgaatttgataattGGCTGTCCGATGAAAATGACGGAACTAGCCATACCAACTCCAACAAGGACTCTTCGTCGGTCCTTTCTGCATCTTCTTCGACATGGTTCGAACCCTTGGAAAACATTATCTCTTCTGCATCTAGTTCTTCGATAGGTTCTCCTATCGAAGACCAATTCATCTCTTCTAACAACGAACAATCCGCTCTTTTCCCAACTGACCAGTTTTTCAGTAATCCTTCCTCGTACTCGCATTCCCCAGAGGTTAACAACAACAGTTCAgtaaaaagagaagaagaggaagatgcTCTTCTGCTAGCTGATTTCGAACCAGCCTCCCTGCAATTGATGCCTAACATGATGAACGATGATAACAACGATGACGATATCGCACTTAAAAACGAAATCGAATTGAATGATTCATTCATAAAGACAGGCCTGGATGCTAAGGAGACGAAAAAAAGGGCCCCAAGGAAAAGATTAACTCCATTCCAAAAGCAAGCCCACAACAAGATCGAAAAACGCTACAGAATAAACATCAATACCAAAATTGCAAGGTTACAACAAATTATTCCTTGGGTAGCAAGTGAACAGACCGCCTTCGAAGTGGGTGATTCCGTAAAAAAGCAAGATGAAGACGGCTCTGAAACTGCCGCCGCTACTCCTCTTCCATCGGCCGCAGCTACCAGCACGAAGCTAAATAAAAGCATGATTCTGGAAAAAGCTGTCGATTATATTCTATATCTACAAAATAACGAACGACTATACGAAATGGAAGTTCAAAGGttgaaaagtgaaatcGATACTTTGAAACAAAACCAAAAGTAA
- the RPA190 gene encoding DNA-directed RNA polymerase I core subunit RPA190 (similar to Saccharomyces cerevisiae RPA190 (YOR341W); ancestral locus Anc_7.51) has translation MDISKPVGSEITSVDFGILTAKEIRNLSAKQITNPTVLDNLGHPVSGGLYDLALGAFLRNLCSTCGLDEKFCPGHQGHIELPVPCYNPLFFNQLYIYLRASCLFCHHFRLKSVEVHRYACKLRLLQYGLIDESYKLDEINLGSLNSSMYTGDEAIEDNEDEMDGEEGKQLKDVSSTLLNELKTKRSEYVQMAIAKALSDGRTTEKGSFTATVNDERKKLVHEFHKKLLARAKCDNCGMFSPKFRKDGFTKIFETALNEKQITNNRVKGFIRHDMIKKQKQAKKLDSSNEESTNDEESFDVGRNPTARPKTGSTYILSTEVKNILETVFKKEQCVLQYVFHSRPNLSRKVVKADSFFMDVIVVPPTRFRLPSKLGDEVHENSQNQLLSKVLTTSLLIRDLNDDLSKLQKDKVSLEDRKVIFSRLMNAFVTIQNDVNAFIDSTKAQGRTSGKVPIPGVKQALEKKEGLFRKHMMGKRVNYAARSVISPDPNIETNEIGVPPVFAVKLTYPEPVTAYNIAELRQAVINGPDKWPGATQIQNEDGSLVSLIGMSFEQRKALANQLLTPSSNVSTHTLNKKVYRHIKNRDVVLMNRQPTLHKASMMGHKVRVLPNEKTLRLHYANTGAYNADFDGDEMNMHFPQNENARAEALNLANTDSQYLTPTSGSPVRGLIQDHISAGVWLTSKDSFFTREQYQQYIYGCIRPEDGHTTRSKIVTLPPTIFKPYPLWTGKQIITTVLLNVTPPDMPGINLISKNKIKNEYWGKGSLESEVLFKDGALLCGILDKSQYGASKYGIVHSLHEVYGPEVAAKVLSVLGRLFTNYITATAFTCGMDDLRLTAEGNKWRTDILKTSVDTGRQAAAEVTNLDKETPSDDPELLKRLQEILRDNNKSGILDAVTSSKVNVITSQVVSKCVPDGTMKKFPCNSMQAMALSGAKGSNVNVSQIMCLLGQQALEGRRVPVMVSGKTLPSFKPYETDAMAGGYVKGRFYSGIKPQEYYFHCMAGREGLIDTAVKTSRSGYLQRCLTKQLEGVHVSYDNSIRDADGTLIQFMYGGDAVDITKESHMTQFEFCLDNYYALLKKYNPSALIEHLDVESALKYSKKTLKYRKKHSKEPHYKQSMKYDPVLAKYSPAKYLGSVSENFQDKLESFLDENSKLFKSTDGVNEKKFRALMQLKYMRSLINPGEAVGIIASQSVGEPSTQMTLNTFHFAGHGAANVTLGIPRLREIVMTASAAIKTPQMTLPIWDDVSDEQADTFCKSISKVLLSEVIDKVIVTETTGTSNTAGGNSARSYVIHMRFFDNSEYSEEYDVSKEELQNVISTQFIHLLEAAIVKEIKKQKKTTGPDVGVAVPRLQTDVASSSSTSKKLEEDNDEEQSHKKTKQAVSYDEPDEDEIETMREAEKSSDEEGIDSDKESDSDSDEDEDVDMNEQINKSIVEANNNMSKVQRDRQSAIISHHRFITKYNFDDESGKWCEFKLELAAETEKLLMVNIVEEICRRSIIRQIPRIDRCVHPEPENGKRVLVTEGVNFQAMWDQEAFIDVDGITSNDVAAVLKTYGVEAARNTIVNEINNVFSRYAISVSFRHLDLLADMMTRQGTYLAFNRQGMETSTSSFMKMSYETTCQFLTKAVLDNEREQLDSPSARIVVGKLNNVGTGSFDVLAKVPNVA, from the coding sequence atggatatTTCTAAGCCAGTAGGTTCTGAAATTACATCTGTTGATTTCGGGATCCTTACAGCCAAGGAGATCAGGAATTTATCAGCAAAACAAATAACCAATCCAACAGTTTTGGATAATCTGGGTCACCCAGTTTCTGGCGGTTTGTACGATTTAGCTTTAGGTGCTTTTTTAAGAAATTTGTGTTCCACTTGTGGTTTGGATGAGAAATTTTGTCCTGGCCACCAAGGTCACATTGAATTACCAGTCCCTTGTTATAATCCATTGTTCTTTAACCAgttatatatttatttaagAGCATCGTGTTTGTTCTGTCACCATTTCCGTTTGAAGTCAGTGGAAGTTCACCGTTACGCATGTAAGCTGAGATTGTTACAGTACGGTTTGATAGATGAATCTTATAAGTTAGATGAAATAAATTTGGGCTCTCTTAACAGCAGTATGTACACTGGTGACGAAGCTATTGAGGATAATGAAGACGAGATGGATGGTGAAGAAGGCAAACAGTTAAAGGATGTCTCCTCCACTCTTTTGaacgaattgaaaactAAGCGTTCAGAATATGTCCAAATGGCTATTGCTAAAGCTTTGTCCGACGGTAGGACTACTGAGAAAGGCTCGTTCACCGCCACTGTCAATgacgaaagaaaaaaattggtccATGAATTTCACAAGAAATTACTAGCCAGAGCTAAGTGTGATAATTGTGGTATGTTTTCACCAAAATTCAGAAAGGATGGTTTTACAAAGATCTTCGAAACCGCgttgaatgaaaaacaGATCACAAACAACAGAGTAAAAGGGTTCATTCGTCACGATATGAttaagaaacaaaaacagGCCAAAAAATTAGATAGCTCTAACGAAGAATCTAcgaatgatgaagaaagttTCGACGTTGGTAGGAATCCTACTGCTAGACCGAAAACTGGCTCCACGTATATTTTATCTActgaagtgaaaaatattctagaaactgttttcaaaaaagaacaatgcGTTTTGCAATATGTTTTTCATTCGAGACCTAACCTATCAAGAAAAGTGGTTAAAGCAgactctttttttatggaTGTCATTGTTGTTCCGCCAACCAGGTTCCGTTTGCCATCTAAGCTAGGTGATGAAGTTCACGAAAACTCTCAAAATCAACTGTTGTCAAAGGTTCTAACCACGTCATTATTGATTAGAGACTTGAATGATGATTTATCTAAGTTGCAAAAGGACAAAGTATCTTTGGAAGATAGAAAAGTTATATTCAGTAGATTGATGAACGCCTTTGTCACTATTCAAAACGATGTCAATGCCTTTATTGATTCTACCAAGGCACAAGGTAGAACCAGCGGTAAAGTTCCTATTCCAGGTGTTAAACAAGCactagaaaagaaagaaggtTTGTTTAGAAAGCACATGATGGGTAAGCGTGTTAACTACGCCGCTCGTTCCGTTATTTCTCCAGATCCAAATATCGAAACTAATGAAATTGGGGTCCCACCTGTTTTTGCAGTTAAGCTAACGTACCCAGAACCAGTGACCGCTTACAACATAGCGGAGTTGCGTCAAGCTGTCATTAATGGTCCAGATAAATGGCCAGGGGCTactcaaattcaaaatgaagacGGTTCTTTGGTTTCTTTGATTGGCATGTCTTTCGAGCAACGTAAGGCTTTGGCTAATCAACTGTTAACGCCTTCTTCAAACGTTTCCACACACACTTTAAACAAGAAGGTTTACCGTCACATTAAGAACAGAGATGTTGTCCTAATGAATCGTCAACCTACCCTGCATAAAGCTTCCATGATGGGTCATAAGGTTAGAGTATTACCTAATGAAAAGACTCTGAGATTACATTATGCTAATACAGGAGCCTATAATGCGGATtttgatggtgatgaaatGAACATGCATTTCCCACAGAATGAAAACGCAAGAGCTGAAGCACTAAATTTAGCTAATACCGATTCCCAATACTTGACACCAACCTCCGGTTCTCCAGTTAGAGGTCTAATTCAAGATCATATTTCAGCCGGTGTTTGGTTAACAAGCAAAGATAGTTTCTTTACTAGAGAACAATACCAGCAATATATCTATGGTTGTATTCGTCCCGAAGACGGTCATACGACGAGATCTAAGATTGTTACATTGCCTCCAACTATCTTCAAACCATATCCATTGTGGACTGGTAAACAAATTATTACGACAGTGTTACTGAATGTTACCCCTCCAGATATGCCAGGTATTAATTTGATatctaaaaataaaattaagAATGAATATTGGGGCAAAGGGTCTCTGGAAAGCGAAGTCCTCTTTAAAGACGGTGCACTATTATGTGGTATTTTAGATAAGTCACAATACGGTGCCTCTAAGTATGGTATTGTTCATTCATTGCATGAAGTCTACGGCCCAGAAGTTGCTGCTAAAGTTCTGTCAGTTTTGGGTAGACTATTCACCAACTATATCACGGCCACAGCATTTACTTGTGGTATGGATGATTTGCGTTTGACAGCTGAAGGTAACAAATGGAGGACCGACATTTTGAAGACATCTGTTGATACCGGTCGTCAAGCCGCTGCGGAGGTCACCAATTTAGATAAAGAGACACCATCAGATGACCCAGAGTTATTAAAGAGATTACAAGAAATCCTACGTGACAATAATAAGTCTGGCATTCTTGATGCTGTTACGTCCTCTAAGGTTAATGTTATCACTTCTCAAGTGGTCTCCAAGTGTGTACCAGATGGTACTATGAAGAAGTTCCCATGTAATTCCATGCAAGCAATGGCTCTCTCTGGTGCCAAAGGTTCTAACGTTAATGTTTCTCAAATCATGTGTTTGTTGGGTCAACAAGCTTTAGAAGGTAGAAGAGTGCCAGTAATGGTTAGCGGTAAAACTTTGCCCTCCTTCAAACCTTATGAAACGGATGCAATGGCCGGTGGTTATGTCAAGGGTCGTTTCTATTCTGGTATCAAGCCCCAAGAGTATTATTTCCATTGTATGGCTGGTCGTGAAGGTCTGATTGATACTGCCGTTAAGACATCTAGGTCCGGTTACTTGCAACGTTGTTTGACGAAACAATTAGAAGGTGTTCACGTATCTTACGATAACAGTATAAGAGATGCAGATGGTACCTTAATACAATTCATGTACGGTGGTGATGCTGTTGACATTACCAAGGAATCGCATATGACTCAATTCGAATTCTGCTTAGATAACTACTATGcattattgaagaaatacaaCCCATCTGCATTAATCGAACATTTGGATGTTGAGTCTGCCTTGAAGTACTCCAAAAAGACTTTGAAATACAGAAAGAAGCATAGTAAAGAACCTCATTACAAGCAATCTATGAAATACGATCCTGTCTTAGCTAAATACAGTCCTGCTAAGTATTTAGGCTCCGTTTCCGAAAACTTTCAAGATAAACTAGAATCTTTCTTAGATGAGAATTCCAAATTGTTCAAATCGACAGATGGTGTTaacgaaaagaaattcagaGCTTTGATGCAATTAAAATACATGCGTTCTCTCATCAATCCAGGTGAAGCTGTTGGTATTATTGCTTCTCAATCTGTTGGTGAACCTTCAACACAAATGACATTGAATACCTTCCACTTTGCTGGTCATGGTGCTGCAAATGTGACACTAGGTATCCCTCGTTTAAGAGAAATTGTTATGACTGCTTCTGCCGCTATCAAAACTCCACAGATGACATTACCTATTTGGGATGATGTTTCTGATGAGCAAGCTGATACCTTCTGTAAATCTATTTCAAAAGTTCTATTATCAGAAGTGATAGATAAGGTGATAGTCACTGAAACCACTGGTACCTCAAATACCGCCGGTGGAAATTCTGCCCGTTCTTATGTCATTCACATGAGGTTTTTTGACAATAGTGAGTATAGTGAAGAATACGATGTTTCTAAAGAAGAATTACAGAATGTTATATCCACCCAATTCATACATTTGTTAGAAGCTGCTATTGTaaaggaaatcaaaaagcagaagaagACGACAGGACCAGACGTTGGTGTTGCAGTACCTAGATTACAAACAGATGTTGCAAGCAGTTCCTCAACCTCTAAAAAgttggaagaagataacGATGAAGAACAAAGTCACAAAAAGACTAAGCAAGCGGTTTCCTATGATGAGccagatgaagatgaaattgaaaccATGAgagaagctgaaaaatctTCCGATGAAGAAGGCATTGATTCTGATAAAGAAAGTGACTCTGACTCcgatgaggatgaagatgttgaCATGAATGAGCAGATTAATAAGAGCATAGTGGAAGctaataataatatgaGCAAGGTGCAACGCGATCGTCAATCAGCCATTATTTCTCATCATAGATTCATTACCAAGTACAACTTCGATGATGAATCAGGCAAATGGTGTGAATTTAAATTAGAATTGGCTGCAGAAACGGAAAAACTGCTGATGGTCAACATTGTCGAAGAAATTTGTAGAAGGTCCATTATTAGACAGATTCCTCGTATTGACCGTTGTGTCCATCCAGAACCTGAAAATGGAAAGCGTGTTCTTGTTACAGAAGGTGTCAATTTTCAAGCTATGTGGGATCAAGAGGCATTTATCGATGTTGATGGTATTACATCCAATGATGTTGCTGCAGTTTTGAAGACTTACGGTGTGGAAGCTGCCAGAAATACCATTGTGAATGAAATCAATAACGTTTTCTCTCGTTACGCCATCTCCGTTTCTTTCCGTCATTTAGATTTACTCGCTGATATGATGACCAGACAAGGTACTTATCTAGCCTTTAACAGACAGGGTATGGAAACATCTACTTCATCGTTTATGAAGATGTCCTATGAAACTACGTGTCAATTCTTGACCAAAGCCGTTCTAGATAATGAGCGTGAACAATTAGATAGTCCTTCGGCTAGAATTGTGGTAGGTAAATTGAACAATGTTGGTACAGGTTCCTTCGATGTGTTGGCAAAAGTCCCTAACGTTGCTTAG